One Papaver somniferum cultivar HN1 chromosome 10, ASM357369v1, whole genome shotgun sequence genomic window carries:
- the LOC113318221 gene encoding long chain acyl-CoA synthetase 6, peroxisomal-like: MSTTAQRRLKAIQNHLITSTSTNSQQLDTNETAGGEFVHGQGYSVVLPEKLHTGKWNVYRSAKSPLKLVSRFPDHPEIGTLHDNFVHAVETFQDYKYLGTRIRVDGTVGEYKWMTYGEASTARTAIGSGLIYHGIPKGSCIGLYFINRPEWLIVDHACSAYSNISVPLYDTLGPDAVKYIVNHAVVQAIFCVPETLHSMLSFLSDVPSVRLIVVVGGVDEHMPSLPRSSGVEVISYSKLLAQGRGNPQPFAPPNPEDIATICYTSGTTGTPKGAILTHENLIASVAGATISVKFYPSDVYISYLPLAHIYERANQVMTVYFGVAVGFYQGDNLKLMDDMAALRPTIFCSVPRLYNRIYAGITSAVKSSGALRERLFNAAFNAKKQAIMSGKNPSPMWDRLVFNKIKDKLGGRVRFIASGASPLSPDVMDFLRVCFGCRVSEGYGMTETSCVISSMDEGDILSGHVGSPNSACEIKLVDVPEMNYTSDDQPYPRGEICVRGPIIFKGYHKDEVQTREVIDEDGWLHTGDIGLWWQGGRLKIIDRKKNIFKLAQGEYIAPEKVENVYAKCKYVAQIFVYGDSLNSCLVAIVSVDQDLLKAWADSEVIKYESLGQLCNDPRARAAVMAEMDAAGREAQLRGFEFVKAVTLVLEPFTLENGLLTPTFKVKRPQAKAYFAKAISDMYAELATSDPIPM, encoded by the exons ATGTCTACAACAGCTCAACGTCGATTGAAGGCAATTCAAAATCATCTAATCACATCTACTTCTACAAATTCACAACAACTTGATACTAATGAAACTGCTGGAGGAGAATTTGTTCatg GCCAAGGCTATAGTGTAGTTCTTCCGGAGAAGTTGCATACAGGAAAATGGAATGTATACAG ATCTGCAAAATCTCCTTTGAAGCTTGTGAGTAGATTTCCTGATCATCCTGAAATTGGAACTTTGCATGACAATTTTGT GCATGCTGTTGAGACTTTTCAAGATTACAAGTATTTGGGGACACGAATTCGGGTGGACGGAACAGTTGGAGA GTACAAATGGATGACATATGGAGAAGCAAGTACAGCCCGGACGGCAATAGGTTCTGGCTTAATTTATCATGGTATCCCAAAA GGATCTTGCATTGGTTTATACTTCATTAACCGACCGGAGTGGCTTATTGTCGATCATGCCTGTTCGGCATATTCTAACATCTCGGTACCTTTATATGACACTCTAG GTCCCGATGCTGTTAAGTATATCGTGAACCATGCTGTTGTACAAGCTATTTTTTGTGTCCCGGAGACGTTGCACAGT ATGTTGAGTTTCTTGTCTGATGTTCCATCTGTACGACTAATAGTG GTAGTAGGGGGAGTAGATGAACATATGCCTTCACTTCCAAGATCATCCGGGGTTGAGGTTATATCATATTCTAAATTACTGGCTCAG ggACGTGGAAATCCTCAACCATTTGCCCCTCCAAACCCCGAGGATATTGCAACCATCTGCTATACAAGTGGTACTACTGGGACCCCTAAG GGAGCAATACTGACTCACGAGAATTTGATTGCAAGTGTTGCTGGTGCCACTATTTCCGTCAAATTTTACCCTTCTGATGT CTACATTTCCTATCTTCCTCTGGCGCACATATACGAACGGGCAAATCAAGTTATGACTGTTTACTTTGGAGTTGCAGTTGGTTTCTATCAAGGG GACAACTTGAAATTGATGGATGATATGGCTGCCCTGAGACCAACAATATTTTGTAGTGTTCCTCGGCTTTACAATAGAATATACGCAGG AATCACTAGTGCTGTGAAATCATCAGGGGCTCTTAGGGAGAGGCTGTTCAATGCTGCTTTTAATGCCAAGAAACAGGCGATAATGAGTG gtaagaatccatCTCCTATGTGGGATAGATTGGtatttaataaaataaaagataaactggGAGGACGGGTTCGATTTATTGCTTCAGGTGCCTCACCTTTGTCTCCAGATGTCATGGATTTTTTAAGGGT GTGCTTTGGTTGTCGCGTATCTGAAGGGTATGGGATGACCGAAACTTCCTGTGTTATTAGTTCAATGGATGAGGGTGATATCTTGTCTGGCCACGTGGGCTCTCCTAATTCTGCTTGTG AAATTAAGCTTGTAGATGTTCCTGAGATGAATTATACATCTGATGACCAGCCATATCCGCGTGGAGAAATCTGCGTCAGGGGTCCTATCATTTTCAAAGGCTACCATAAAGATGAAGTGCAAAC GCGTGAAGTTATTGATGAGGATGGTTGGTTACATACGGGAGATATTGGGTTGTGGTGGCAGGGAGGACGCTTAAAAATCATTGACAG gaaaaagaatatttttaagttaGCTCAGGGAGAATACATAGCACCAGAGAAGGTTGAAAATGTATATGCCAAGTGCAAATATGTTGCACAGATCTTTGTATATG GTGATAGTCTGAACTCCTGCTTAGTAGCAATTGTTTCTGTTGACCAAGATTTATTAAAGGCTTGGGCCGACTCTGAAGTCATCAAG TACGAATCTTTAGGGCAACTGTGCAATGATCCAAGAGCAAGGGCAGCTGTTATGGCGGAAATGGATGCTGCTGGAAGGGAAGCTCAG TTGAGAGGTTTTGAGTTTGTGAAAGCCGTAACTTTAGTCCTTGAGCCGTTCACTTTGGAGAATGGCCTTCTTACTCCTACATTCAAG GTCAAGAGACCCCAGGCAAAAGCGTACTTTGCAAAAGCAATATCAGACATGTATGCAGAGTTGGCGACATCTGATCCTATCCCCATGTGA